In one window of Candidatus Binatia bacterium DNA:
- a CDS encoding MBL fold metallo-hydrolase gives MTRVRLSISIALFALFVSLASILPAAAPAQIYLPGAEPAIPPKDTTLTIRVSRLAPGVYAAKLSYVWTGWVELPDGILVIDSGMADSAGVALADTIRARSPNKPFKYLVLTHAHDDHILGAKPFLSAGATLVAHESLVHDIDSTLGIPGNPSKEIGIRDHKRFGTALRPVDVVWLGRRADSRGDLIVHLPKQKVLFAGDLVWNKSIPWLLDPDFDKLGWYASLDSLMSPRYAANVLVPGHGLIAKPGEGIRFTRNYIRDADDKATRLAGWGQTLAEPRRWGYLGPYEGMEFYQEVHFMNMKRLLAEAKGVKTKGRAKVRAMRQ, from the coding sequence ATGACTCGCGTTCGCCTATCCATTTCTATCGCGCTCTTCGCCCTTTTTGTTTCGCTGGCTTCGATCCTTCCCGCCGCCGCCCCGGCCCAGATCTACCTCCCCGGCGCGGAACCGGCCATCCCGCCCAAGGACACGACCCTCACCATCCGGGTGAGCCGCCTGGCCCCCGGCGTCTATGCCGCCAAGCTCAGCTACGTCTGGACCGGCTGGGTGGAGCTTCCGGACGGGATCCTGGTCATCGATTCCGGCATGGCGGACAGCGCCGGGGTGGCGCTGGCCGACACGATCCGCGCGCGCTCGCCGAACAAGCCGTTCAAGTACCTCGTCCTGACCCACGCGCACGACGATCACATCCTGGGCGCCAAGCCGTTCCTGTCGGCGGGGGCGACGCTGGTGGCGCACGAGAGCCTGGTCCACGACATCGACTCGACGCTCGGAATTCCGGGCAACCCGTCGAAGGAGATCGGAATCCGGGACCACAAGCGCTTCGGCACCGCGCTCCGTCCGGTCGACGTGGTGTGGCTGGGGCGTCGCGCGGATTCGCGAGGCGATCTCATCGTGCACCTTCCGAAGCAGAAGGTGCTGTTCGCGGGAGACCTCGTCTGGAACAAGTCGATTCCCTGGCTCCTCGACCCCGACTTCGACAAGCTCGGCTGGTACGCGTCGCTCGACTCCCTCATGTCGCCGCGGTATGCGGCCAACGTGCTCGTCCCGGGGCACGGACTGATCGCCAAGCCCGGTGAGGGGATCCGCTTCACCAGGAACTACATTCGCGACGCCGATGACAAGGCGACCCGCCTGGCGGGGTGGGGGCAGACGCTGGCCGAGCCGCGCCGGTGGGGGTACCTGGGCCCGTACGAGGGGATGGAGTTCTACCAGGAGGTCCACTTCATGAACATGAAGCGCCTTCTCGCCGAGGCGAAGGGGGTGAAGACGAAGGGGCGTGCCAAGGTTCGGGCGATGCGCCAATAG